The window ATGTTTGCTTTATGGAGCTTAACATCTTAACAAGTTTTATGAGAAAGGGAATGTGCATTCTGTTTGTAATATAGTATTATGTTGCATTTACGATGGTTAGTATTTATTTGGGACATTAAATTTGTATTTTGTAATTTGTATTTTGTATCTGCAGGAAGCATAACATTATGACAGATTTCATATATGCCATTTCACagtgatatgcatttatatccatatcaCTTTTTTATAATCCTATTACAGCTTTTACCACATATGCAAGATATAGTTTCGACTGGTTCCTTGTTCAATTACAAGTTGAAAGATTCTAAATGCTCACAATTCGCAGAATATATAGAGGAGCTTTGCTAGTATTTGTTGAAGGGCCAATAGGCAGGGAGGTGACACACAACTCAGTGGCAGATGTGACGGATTTGCCAAGGGTTTGGACACGGttaacccattcacgacgggcatgtcacatATCTGTGAcgtgtccactgtgagtttacttgtttaattgattttacacatagatggctacacttgtattaaaaCACCCATGagacaattacgagtactgcctgtttgccgtttacctttttctttaatttacgaaaatattttacgttattttattttgctattactattgtttataacattatagtaattttaatgtttataataaaaataacaccatcgatattcatagcactagtttaaaatacattttcccgccaattcaaggaaaggtgaaattaggtaaggcagagccatctatgtgtagagacatttcacaaaaaaatataaaaaacgagcacagcattttccccatttttgttaattttccccgttgcgaatgggttaatgttaccaagagtgacactcagagaaagatggaaattgccatcttatagagcataagagaAAAGTAATAAACACTAGTACAGTTATTCTGcctccacaacaccctcacacagccagagttcttaatttCACATTTTTTGTAAGTTGGCGGGTAGAGGGGGTTCTTGCTCTTCCTGTCTAGGGAATGAATAGAGAGTTGGAAATGTTCCGTCTGGAATTTTGGGTTCGCACGATACGCTGGGTTTGGGACTTCGGTTGTGGATGGTGTgtcactctcggtaacaaataccttgGACTGTTTTGGTGGACAAGAACATGACTCATGATAGAGTATGGGTTTTATAGCATAtcttttgtaaaaaaataaagtgcaagttttattatatttttcttttgcctttcaatgaaaataataatttcaaaagtaaaagaaacCATAGTTTGGATATTGAGAAGAAGTCTATCTGATAAGAAAGCCATGTTATCCATATTTGTTGATATTAGCCctggttaatctttatggtatgggTGCACtaagaaaaacaactaaaaaggATATTTTTACAGAGGACTAAAGGCTGTAGTtgttggtacaagaaataatcttcaGACTGACCACAGCCTAAGTCGATTTGGTGCTCCTAAGTTTCAAATCTATCATGCGATGCATACTGAAGTGAAGATAATGTTTCCGGGGGAAGaatctcaaagagagagagatataaactgTCAAGTCAACTCTATTAGTTTTAGTCTGCAGGTTGTGTTCAGATTATTTGAAGTTGTTAAGGCCATAGCACAAGTTTGATTTATAGAACTTGGAGAGTATATTTGATCAAGTTGCCAAGTTTCATTTTTGTTCTAATCCATTGACACTTCATTcacatttttacatttattgtatttttagacCTTATAAATAGTAttagttttcaatattatttaaaTTTGCTGCCTTCAGcactttataattataatcattgtcccCATTAAATTGGAATATTTTTAGAAGATGCTGTAGTCTGGGGTGACTGCTATCTACAACATATGCTGTAAGGACCTtggattcatatatttaaattccCACACAAAGCTAATAAGCAAAAGATCATGTGTCTTTACTCTTCAAATATTGCTCAGACTGTCCATGCTTGTAAGCCTgaattttacatttttatcaGTTCTTTATCTTTTGAAAAGATTTACATCACACACCAGAAAAGACATATATTGTGCAAAACATGTATACTAAACACAATGATACAAAAATCGtgtttatcataatagtaattatatctttatcatatgtttattctatattttatcataatagtaattatatctttatcatatgtTTATTCTATATTAGatacaaaggaaaataataaaaatcacaagcAGCTCACTTATGCCAAGAAATGACTGtacgaagggaaaggaggagggatccTAGGGGACGGAAACAGGGgattgggtggtggtggtgtgttctGTGATGGCttgagggaaatagagggaggagtgagtgcaAGGAGAAGCCACCCCAGCGCATTCAGTTAGTTTACTCTTATGACATGCCtgcattgttctctctcttccccttccatgtgtctccccccccctttttctgtttctctcccctcttctctgtgtctccctcttcctttccctctccctctccttccttctttatctttcaccctgtctgtttctttcaccccttctctgtttctctcccccttctctgtttctctcccccttctctgtttctctcccccttctctgtttctctcccccttctctttttttcttcctcccctcctttacctccctatCTACCTTCCCCTGtagctccctctctgcctccctctctgcctccctctctgcctccctctctgcctccctctctgcctccctctctgcctccctctctgcctccctctctgcctccctctctgcctccctctctgcctccctctctgcctccctctctgcctccctctctgcctccctctctgcctccctctctgcctccctctctctacctttttctctacccctaccccctaccccctaccccctaccccctacccctacccctacccccctacccctacccctacccctacccctacccctacccctacccctacccctacccccctacccctacccccctacccctacccccctacccctacccctacccctacccccctacccctacccccctacccctacccctacccctttcctgcATACCCTTTTTCCTCTGTTTCCAATGGTAGCTttaatttttttcaatatttactGTATTTCATTACTGTATGAGACCTCATAGCACAAATCCTATATTTTCTGTTGTGTAACTTTGAGCTCgacaaacagcaaaaataaaaactatgCCTGGTGAATGATGGCAGCAAGGCAAGGTTGTTGCAGGCCATTACAGTTAAGAGATACATTCTTGATTATGAAATGATGTACTTatggtaaggataatataatCAAAGCGACCAGCATGTAACAAGTACATACATGTTAAAATCTAGTACATGTGACCGAATTCAAGACCTATAATGAACATGACTTTTCCAGGGTGTAGTGTCACTTGTCACCGGGGGAGCATCTGGCCTCGGAAGGGCAACTGTGGAGAGAATTGTTAGAGAAGGTGGACGTGCTGTCATCTGTGATCTTCCCACCTCCCAGGGTGCCAAAGTAGCCAGTGATTTAGGTGACAGTGCCATTTTTGCCCCCACTGATGTAAGAATGTTAAGCTTTTTTTTGCAAAGTATCTTATTTCCATGCATGACATGAactgttttcaatatttttattgtttggtaGAAGTGATAGTGTAAATGCAGATATATAACTCAGGATAAGTGCACTTTGTaaacgtttattttttatatttattttgattatttataaaCTGTTATGGtctgtcttttctttatcttttaacaAATGAGGATGATATCCACAGGTATCATCAGCAGAGGATGTAGAGAAAGCCCTTGCCATGTGCCAAGACAAATTTGGCAGGCTGGATGTGGCTGTCAACTGTGCTGGCATTGGCATTGCTGTGAAGACCTACAACCCAAAGAAGAAATTGCCTCATTCTCTGGATGACTTTATGCGTGTTCAAAGGGTAAAGCACGATTTTCCATTTACCCATTGTTTTAAGTAGAATGTGAGACAggagatgaaaatataaaaaaagggttAGATATAGTGATACTGATGAGGATTTCACTTGCTGAATGATTGCATTTTAATTAACTAGTTGTGTTACAAAATTGATTcccgccccccttttcccccctcctttccatatAGCCACATTAATTTATGCCCTGAGTTTACATCCTGTCATGAggaatttttcatttttattacagttgttgttaaTAGTGTTAATAGTATTGATTTTAATGTTATCAACTATTATAGTATTAGAAATGAAAAACTTTTTCCTAAAAATTCAAGGAATCAGGTAAACAAAGGTCAGGTAGGCCAGATAATTGACTTCATGGTGACTAAAGGTTCTGTCACGCTAGCACTTTTTCTGTCAATGCTTTACCAATTTTCATGTTAGGGAGGATCTATgcgattttttttcattgatgaATAAAATTTTAACCAGTAGCATTGGTTAACCTAATGCTGCTAGGAATAGTAATGTCCactatagttttgttttgtgaattgtctCTACTCCTAATGGCTTCACAAGTGTTCAGCTAATTGCCAGTGTATGAATAGTTTTAAGTGACTTGACATTTCTGATGGTGAGGGTAAAAAGGAGTTATTAATTTTATGCAGTGTGTTGAATCTAATTACAAACAGATGAAGTAATATATGCCAAGGAGAATAGATGGGGAATAATTTAAAAAGGGTTTTTTGAAATGTAAAAAGTAAACCATTCTCAACATTTATTCCTTTAATCCAATGTCTTTCTCAGATCAATTTGGGTGGCTCTTTCAATGTGATCCGCCTGTCCTGTGGAGTGATGGCAGAGAATGAACCAAATGCCGATGGGCAGAGAGGAGTAATTGTGAATACGGCAAGTGTTGCGGCATTTGATGGGCAGATCGGTCAAGCTGCCTATTCTGCTAGCAAAGGAGCCATTGTAGGCATGACACTCCCTATTGCGAGGGATCTGGCACCTATGGGGATCAGAGTGTGCACTATTGCACCAGGTATGTAAAGTGCACTTGTGgaagaatcattttttttttttttttttttagggggagggcAGAAGTTTTACtagtattgctgttactgtttagTAAAATATAGTGGCTTCTTTTGCTTCTGACTTGGAGTTACTATATGATCTGGTTCTGGcaaatattttttatgaatagatgcccttcctaacaccATCCCTCTCCATTTACCTGGGCTTTGGACTgtcactgacttgggctggcctGCCCACCCAGTAGCTAGATTATCAAATAAAATATAGCAATATAGTTGATAATGTCGATGAATCTTACAAAACTAAGAACCTGaaatttaatgtatttatttgtgtagcgTCATCGTCTGGTCGTGTATGCCCGACGCGCTATTAATACAATAGTCTATGTTAAAACTGGAAGGTAGCTCTGGCCGCTCGATTTCAGCTCCGTTtcgcttatcatcaaatatatcttattcaattgtaaatataattatatgctttgtgtttattatctgtatattttaaaaagctgactggctgCACTGCAACAtaggattatcatacttaattactggttaacaatttattaaataatcttaagttacaaaaaggtatatacatttcactcgtgccacaagaaaatgttctttagctgttctttcgtacttgcgccaacaccacctcAAAATACCGAGCAAATACttagctgttgattatttcaACGAAATCCGCTCAACAAGAGCGCgtgtccagccagtcgtgagcgtgagcgtgaactCTCGCGCCCTTGAAAATCACTGCAAGGGGCAAGACCaagaacggctctgattggctggggctacacgcccgttaacctgattggtctatacgtaattcgggggtatatcttttagaaataaaattatgtggcatagagtactaaaaagtaatgcagaaaaatgtggcaataaaaGGCATCTTACAAAGCATCtagggaaatagataaaaaattaatagagaaaaataaaaactatacaccagaaaataaaatagtgtatgcttaaaataaaaaagaaaatgtaatgtcattcttaacagagaacggacgttaGCCATTTTAAGGCGGTATTCGTATACATCTATACAAGtagatatattcgtatatatatgaattataagccaggtggacctcagggtacactacaaTTTGTTTAATGAAAGTAAGTGGAAATATTACTGgacattaaaaataatttatgaaaCAGGTAAAAAACTCATTTTAGGTATTGTACTtggaattacaaaagaaaaaagctAATGGATTTGAATTTACACTAAATACAGCAGTAATTCCTTGATTATTGATAAAGCCTTTTTTACCTATACTATGCTAATgggttattttttcatatatattattaacaaagATATCCATTCATGGTAGTTTAGACACCATAATGGATCCTATATAGACATCTCTCCATAGGTTATtagattttgtaatatttttattgatttatctttaaCTATAATATTTAGAAAGTGATAGTATCCTCTGTTTCATACATTGAATTACTTGTAGTAAAGCATAACCACTTTTCATTCTTTGTAAGGTTTGTGTATATTCACTAACATTTAGTCTTGTTATATTTTATTGAGAACACTTCAAAAATACTTTTCAGAAAGTTGTTAATGcagacttttctttttcattcttaagGATTATTCAAGACCCCGTTGCTGATGGCTCTCCCTGAGAAAGTGCAGAATTTCTTGGCCACGACGGTGCCCTTCCCCAAGAGACTAGGGGACCCAGATGAATATGCGCAGATGGTTCAGGCCATCATCACAAACCCAATGATGAACGGAGAAACTGTGCGAGTGGATGGAGCCATTCGTATGCAGCCTTAAGTGTAAACATAGTCAGTTCCACATATATAGGAATTTTGTGGTTGTGTCAAATGTTTTTGGAAGTGAATTTAGGGCAGTTATTTTTGAAGGTCATGTTTACACAATATGGTAAAGAGTGAAATCTTCAGTTTGAAGTTTTTAGGGTTTTGTTGGCAGATCTGATGATGTAGCTATTTTGCCAGGGAATATTTAACAGCGTTGATACTGAATATTAGGACTAACAGCATAGAAGATGTGGATTTAACCTGtggcttattattataattttgagtGTATAGTAATACTTAATGATTTTGTAATTCTGAacaaatcataatataaatagtaaacgGATTTCCTAATTTTCTTGTTTggtaaaatattaaaattttccGAGAAACTTTTACTAGTATTTttatgatgttttatatatattaaaaaatattagtagctattttttttccaaaaatgtaaaagtaaaatttctctgtatgtatatataatatactttatattttcatttctcctttatttAACCCAAAATTGAAACATTTATTTTAATGTGTAAAATTAATTACACTGATAATCAGAATTGAAAATTGAAGTAGGATGGTAGAAGTTAAAAGACATATTGGAGTGAAAGTATATTCCCAAAATGAACCTTTGTCTTTGTTTACCTGCTACTGGAAAGCTGCTAGACATGTATTTTTAACCTTCACAGTCAAACGAGGTAACCATGCCAAACCACGGAATgggatatttatgaaaaaaacaaattttaaagGAATGCATTTTTTCTAAGGAAGACTGGTTGGGTAAtgacaaaaaatgacaaaaaatgtgtgtatatcatttttatttatttatatattttttactttgtcCATAATGgtgtatgtacataattattGGCTCCCCTGATTCCTCACACCTGGTAACATCTCCTTTTCTGTTGACAcattagaaagaatgaaagaatgaaaataatttacTTACCAGTTCCTTGCTGTCTTTTTGTGAAGAGTTGAAGTAACGAGGGTAGTTGGTGACTCAAGACAAGGAGAAAACGCCTGAAGGTCTTTCATGATCACTGACTTCAACTCCACTGATTGTATGGCTAGAGTAGTTCTTAAATACAATGcaaaacaccaaaacaaataTTAAGGGGTTTGTCCTCCCTGGCATTTGTGTAATATTATGGAAAGTGTCCATCGGGTGATAGATCTGTTAGTCTTTCACCCCAGAAGAGAGAAAGTCTTCATATTTggcagattattttttttctagaccTTATAACAGCTGGTGTCAGTATACTCTaccatttatcttattttatacaAGACTAAACAAAATGTAATTTACTGCTAACCACTCCTCAACAGCCTAGGTATAAAAAAGCAACATTAAAAGGCTAACACATTTTTAGTAAATCCACTTTTGAGAAAATGTATTTTGcgacaaggaagagaaaaacatttGCAGCAATTAAGCCGTCAAGAAGTCAAAGATCATGAATAAGTCTTACATTTCAAATTACAGAATCAACAGCTATACTAAGCCTGTTCTCAGACACTGAGCATATTTGACTAGCAAGAGGTAAGTACACATTTGAAAATGGGCCTTATCAGTGAGGGTTTAAGGAAATTCATTGTTCTCACTTGTTACTATTTTGCCCTCCCTTGTTTCCATCTGTTTTACCATTACTGGATGTGTCTTGGTTAATTCCATCTGTTATATAATTGCTTATATGTAATAAACTGTCTAGCACAGTTAAAAGGCCTGATGGTATTAAAAAATTCTGGTCTGTTCAAATAGCCAAGTGCATCACATTTCAGTATTTCCCTATCAGTTACAGAAGTTGTAACTAAACTATATAAAACTACATAATTAATAAGAAACTGAattatagtatatctatatatctatgcatctgtatatctacttgtctacatatctacatctttctatctctctctgtttctctatctctatttctctctccctgtctccctatctttatctctctatctctctattgccccatctctctacacacacacacacacacacacatatatatatatatatatatatatatatatatatatatatatatctgtatatgaatatgtatatgtttatatatgaatatatatatattatatatataaatatatattataaatataaatatatatattatatataaatatatatattatatatataaatatatatatcatatataaatacatatattatatattttatatatatatattatatatatatatatattatatatatatattatatatatatattatatatatattatatatatatattatatatatattatatatatattatatatatatatattatatatacataaatatatatatattatatatatattatatatatattatatatatattatatatatattatatatatattatatatatattatatatatatattatatatatattatatatatatattatatatatatattatatataaatatatattatatatatatattatttatatatattatatatatattatatataaatatatattatatatatatattatttatatatattatatatattatatatattatatatatatattatccatattatatatataaatatatatatattatatatataaatatatatatattatatatataaatatatatatattatatatataaatatatatatattatatatatatatatatatatattatatattatatattatatattatatataaatatatatatatatattatatattatatattatatattatatattaaatatattatatatatatcatatatattaatatatatatatatattatatattaatatatatatatatatatatattatatatatattatatatatatatattacatatattatatatattaatatatatatattatatataaatatatatatattatatatataaatatatatatatattatatataaatatatatatatatattatatataaatatatatatatatatatatatatatatatatatataaatatgtatatataatatatatataaatatatatatatattatatatatataaatatgtatatatatataaatatgtatatatattatatatatatatatatatatatatatatatatatatatatatttgtattatatatatcaatatatatatatatatatatatatatatatatatattatatatataaatatatatatatatattatatatataaatatatatatatatatatatatataaatatatatatatatatatatcatatataaatatatatatatatattatatatataaatatatataaataaatatatatattatatatataaatatatataaataaatatatataaattatatataaatatatataaatatatataaatatacatatatatatatattatatatatataatatatatattttatatataaacatatatatatatattatatatataaatatatatatatgtattatatatataaatatatatatatatatatatatatatatatattatatatattatatatattatatataaatatatatatataaattatatatatatatatatatatatatatatatatatatattaaatataaatatatatatatatatatatatatatatatatatatattatatataaatatatatatattatatatataaatatatatatatatatagtatattaaatataaatatatatatatatatatatatatatatatatatatatattgtatattatatataaatatatatatattatatattatatataaatatatatatattatatattatatataaatatatatatattatatattatatataaatgtatatatattatatattatatataaatatatatatataatatattatatatacatatatatattatatattatatataaatatatatatattatatattatatataaatatacatatattatatactatatatatatattatatataaatatatatatatatattatatatataaatatatatatatattatatatataaatatatatatatattatatatataaatatatatatatattatacatataatacatataaatatatatatatattatatataaatatatatatattatatatataaatatatatatatatataaatatatatatatataaatatatatatatatatatatatatatatatatatattatatatatgaatatatatatattatataaatatatatatatatatataaagatatatatatatttaaatatatatatatatattatatataaatatatatatattatatataaatatatatgtattatatataaaaatatttatataaatatattatatgtatataaatatatatatatatatatatatatatatatatatatatatatatatgtattaaatatataaataaataaatatatatattatatcaataaatatatatatatatatatatatatatattgtatatatatatatatatatatatataatatatatatatgaatatatttatatatatatatatatatatatatatatatatatatatatatatatatatatatatatatatatatatatatttatatatatattatatatatatatatatatatataaatatatatatatatatatatatataaatatatatatatattatatatatatatatattatatataaatatatatatatagatatatatatatatatatattagatatatagatatataaatatatatatattatatgtatatatatatatatatatatatatatattagatatatagatatataaatatatatatatatatataattatatatataaatatatatatatatatttatatatatatatatatatacatattagatatatagatgtataaatatatatattatatttataaatatatatattatatatataaatatatatattatatata of the Penaeus chinensis breed Huanghai No. 1 chromosome 27, ASM1920278v2, whole genome shotgun sequence genome contains:
- the LOC125039767 gene encoding 3-hydroxyacyl-CoA dehydrogenase type-2-like, with the translated sequence MLKGVVSLVTGGASGLGRATVERIVREGGRAVICDLPTSQGAKVASDLGDSAIFAPTDVSSAEDVEKALAMCQDKFGRLDVAVNCAGIGIAVKTYNPKKKLPHSLDDFMRVQRINLGGSFNVIRLSCGVMAENEPNADGQRGVIVNTASVAAFDGQIGQAAYSASKGAIVGMTLPIARDLAPMGIRVCTIAPGLFKTPLLMALPEKVQNFLATTVPFPKRLGDPDEYAQMVQAIITNPMMNGETVRVDGAIRMQP